Proteins encoded within one genomic window of Paenibacillus rhizovicinus:
- a CDS encoding GNAT family N-acetyltransferase — translation MSKLPRRWYDPLAHKLSDLYGAQVFDQPGLGNGIFLVNDSLDLYIRVLPEYGMTIARIDVGEGHTRNGIGSAIVEWCKEFCLQHRIPELKMECVLTEECAAFCRKQGFSLARPSDDLCFDWVLPIPIPEVTV, via the coding sequence ATGTCCAAACTTCCACGCCGCTGGTATGATCCTCTGGCTCATAAGTTATCTGATCTATATGGCGCCCAGGTATTTGATCAACCAGGCCTTGGTAATGGCATCTTTCTGGTGAATGATAGTCTCGATCTTTATATCCGTGTTCTGCCAGAATACGGTATGACGATCGCTCGCATTGATGTCGGCGAGGGGCATACTCGCAATGGAATTGGCTCTGCTATCGTGGAATGGTGCAAGGAATTTTGCCTGCAGCATCGTATTCCCGAGCTAAAGATGGAATGTGTGCTAACGGAAGAATGTGCAGCGTTCTGTCGTAAACAGGGCTTTTCGTTGGCTCGTCCAAGTGACGATCTGTGTTTCGATTGGGTGCTTCCGATCCCGATCCCGGAGGTGACTGTATAG
- a CDS encoding Thoeris anti-defense Tad2 family protein yields MELAESYLWKINGIAHVHDGVYHAKSESYEDAQALAGFWHSRYKGEKVLIAAGPDTELEYMDRFDFSVVMRLLPSGYKVIRLSWMDGIYLEMRKDGIYAVSDGCGECHLWQPQMKDLMAGDWRVMRREKVPEWDGNTITMSGRLSI; encoded by the coding sequence ATGGAGCTTGCGGAGTCGTATCTGTGGAAGATAAACGGCATAGCTCACGTACATGATGGCGTGTACCACGCCAAGAGCGAGAGCTACGAGGACGCCCAAGCCCTGGCGGGCTTCTGGCACTCTCGTTACAAAGGCGAGAAGGTTTTGATCGCCGCCGGCCCCGACACCGAACTGGAGTATATGGATCGGTTCGATTTCAGCGTTGTCATGCGCCTGTTGCCGTCTGGCTATAAGGTGATCCGGCTGAGCTGGATGGACGGGATCTATCTGGAGATGCGAAAGGACGGTATCTACGCTGTGTCTGACGGCTGCGGGGAGTGCCACCTATGGCAACCCCAGATGAAAGATCTGATGGCCGGTGACTGGCGTGTGATGAGGCGAGAGAAGGTCCCTGAATGGGATGGCAACACCATTACGATGTCGGGGAGGTTATCGATATGA
- a CDS encoding YodL domain-containing protein, protein MHFTIHQLKREGNIEFAFQFLSILKLRNAPFMEHNEDLDQYSFDIDSFNEVYSRDLASMGIQYSDCLLDFHKQSERILEELFGIFNMQIPDDFKGWSMSCGDIVTLQHGEHKFMKASYFCDAAGWKQINVFSGADRHAQREEIRDRARKRLAALRSGTIH, encoded by the coding sequence GTGCATTTTACTATCCACCAATTGAAGCGGGAAGGCAACATTGAGTTTGCATTTCAGTTCCTTAGCATCTTGAAGCTGCGCAATGCCCCATTCATGGAGCACAACGAGGATCTCGATCAGTATTCTTTCGATATCGATTCCTTCAACGAGGTTTATTCTCGTGACCTGGCATCTATGGGGATCCAATATTCCGATTGTCTACTCGACTTTCACAAGCAGTCCGAACGTATTCTCGAGGAGTTGTTCGGTATCTTCAATATGCAGATTCCTGATGATTTCAAGGGTTGGTCAATGAGCTGTGGCGATATCGTTACGCTGCAGCACGGTGAACACAAGTTTATGAAGGCATCCTACTTCTGCGATGCAGCAGGCTGGAAGCAGATCAATGTATTCAGTGGAGCTGATCGTCATGCTCAACGTGAAGAGATCCGGGATCGGGCTCGTAAACGTCTGGCTGCTCTTCGATCCGGTACGATTCATTAA
- a CDS encoding glycoside hydrolase family 5 protein, with protein MHPLQGHYARSLDKPYAAVKAIRKGKRLIVVPGSFFISRADTMFISLPDDYQVVSEEGKVLPATGSFMISAETFDPYHVLVDYQQQGSEANVSDE; from the coding sequence ATGCACCCGCTCCAGGGTCATTATGCTCGTAGCTTGGATAAGCCATATGCTGCTGTTAAGGCTATCCGTAAGGGTAAGCGTCTTATCGTTGTCCCCGGCAGCTTCTTTATCAGTCGTGCAGATACTATGTTTATCTCTCTTCCCGACGACTACCAGGTGGTTTCTGAGGAAGGCAAGGTCCTTCCGGCCACCGGCTCGTTCATGATATCTGCAGAGACGTTCGATCCCTATCATGTGCTCGTAGACTATCAGCAGCAAGGGAGTGAAGCTAATGTCTCGGACGAATAG